The genomic interval ATCAGCATGTGCAAATTATTTATTCTCCTGATATCAGTCTTTGTCCTTACTCTGAGTGGTTGTGGGTACAACACTTTCCAAAATACTGACGAACAAATCAAGGCCAGTTGGGCAGAAGTTCTGAACCAATACCAACGACGCGCAGATTTGATCCCCAATCTGGTGAGCACAGTCAAAGGGGAAACTAAATTCGAGCAAGACACCCTGATCAAAGTGGTGGAAGCACGAGCCAAAGCCACCTCGATCCAAGTGAATTCGGAGCTAATCAACGATCCGGCTGCTTTCGCAAAATTTCAACAGGCACAAAGTCAGTTGTCAGGCGCGCTCTCTCGCCTGCTGGTGGTATCTGAGAATTATCCCAATCTGAAAGCCAACCAAGCATTCAGAGATTTGCAGGCACAGCTGGAAGGCACCGAAAACCGCATCACGGTGGCACGAAATCGGTATATCAAAGCAGTTCAAGAATACAACGTGACAGTCAGGTCCTTCCCATCAAATCTGACCGCAATGGTCTTTGGTTACAAAGAGAAGGCCAATTTCACTGTGGAGAATGAGAAAGAAATCACCAAGCCCCCCTCTGTAAATTTTGATAGCGCTCCGGCTGCGAATCAAAGCTCCACACCCGGGATCACCAAATGATTGGTAAAGGAGTGATATACCGCTTTCTGATAGCCTGCTGGCTATCGTTGGCACTTTTCGCTCCTTACGTTGCCAAGGCGCAGGTTGCGGTGCCGCCCCTAGTGGGGCATGTTACTGATCAAACCGGCACACTCACACAAGATCAGAAGACCGCACTGGAGCAAACCCTGTCAGCATTTGAAGCCCGCAAGGGATCTCAGCTGGCGGTATTGATCATTCCAACCACCGCTCCTGAGGGCATCGAACAATATGCACTGCGCGTAGCCGAGCAGTGGAAGCTGGGTCGGCAGAAGGTGGATGATGGCGTTATTTTGGTGGTGGCCAAAGATGATCGGACTGTACGTATCGAAGTCGGCTACGGTCTAGAAGGTGCCTTATCTGATATCACCAGTAAGCGAATCATCAGTGAAGTTATCGTTCCCCATTTCAAGCGAGGCGATTTTTTCCAAGGACTTCAATCGGGCGTTGGACAAATCATCTCTGTAATCGATGGTGAACCACTACCAGAACATCAACGCCACTCCAAAAATTCCGATCAAGGACTTCGTCAACTTGTCCCCTTCTTGTTGATTGTGTCTTTAGGTGTCGGCAGTGTATTGCGCAGTGCATTCGGAAGAGTTGGCGGTTCACTCGTCACGGGTATGGTCGTGACTGGCCTTGCCTGGTTGGTTGTCGGATCACTGCTTCTCGCCATCTTCGCTGGCATTGCCGCTATGTTCGTCACGCTGATCGGGGCGTCTACGGTGCTTCACGGATTAGGCGGTATGTCAGGGGGTGGGCGTCATGGATGGGGCGGCGGCGGATTTCGAGGTGGTGGTGGCGGATTCGGCGGCGGCGGCGCATCGGGAAGGTGGTGACTATGCCAATCAAACGTATCTTTCAACATTTGCTGTTCTCAGATTGGCAGGTCCACCGTGCTTTTAAACGTGAAAGCCTTGATGCCATCACAAAAGCGATTCATAACAGTGAACATTTGCATGGCGGTGAGATTCGCTTGGCGATAGAAGGTGGCTTAGACGGCATTCGTCTTCTCAAGGGCCAATCATCTCGCGACCGCGCCATCGAGGTGTTTTCTCAGCTAAGAGTTTGGGACACTGAACACAACAATGGTGTCTTAGTTTATGTACTGCTTGCTGATCGTGCGGTGGAGATCGTTGCCGACAGGGGAATTCATATCAAGGCTGGCGATGAATGTTGGCGGTCGATATGTCAAACCATGCAAGACCATTTCTCCAGATCAGAGTTCGAGACAGGTGCATTAAAAGGAATAGCGGCAATTGCGAATGTGATCGGCCTCCATTTTTCCGCTCATGAAAAGCATGAAAACGAACTTCCTGACGCACCCGTCATGTTGAATTTTAAAAACTAAAAAATACTATGAATGAAAACCAACACGACCCTCACGCCCACGAACACGAACACGGGCACGTTCACCACAACCCAATAGAACATCCCGACGCGTCTTCTTCTGAGAAATCTAGTAAGAGCAACACCACGGACCTAAAAGATCCTGTTTGTGGAATGACAGTAACCAGGCAGGCTGCGTATCAATCTGTACACATGGGAAGCACATTTTTCTTTTGCGGGACCAAATGCAAAACGAAGTTTGATGTCAACCCCATGTTGTACATGAGCGGAAACGCTGAAAAGTCGCAAATGACATCTGCTGCCGCAGGAACAATCTATACCTGCCCTATGCATCCTGAAATCCGGCAGGATCATGCAGGAAATTGTCCCAAGTGCGGCATGACACTCGAACCGCTTTTGCCTGAGTTGGAAGAAGACGAAAACCCCGAGTTGCGTGACTTCCAAAGACGCTTTTGGTGGACGCTTCCACTCACCATCATCGTGACATTTTTGGCGATGGCTGGCCACCGGTTGAAGTGGTTTGACATGTCTGTGCAAAGCTGGATCGAATTTGCGCTTTCACTGCCAATCGTTATATGGGCTGGCTGGCCATTTTTCTCTCGAGGCTGGCAATCTGTTGTAAACCGCAGTCCCAATATGTGGACACTGATTGGCCTGGGCACCGGTGCAGCCTTTGTTTACAGCGTGGTTGCCACTGTGGCACCGCAGGTATTTCCAGACTCCTTTATTTCGATGGGCCGAGTCGCTGTGTATTTCGAAGCAACGGCTGTCATCATTTCACTAACCTTGTTGGGACAAGTTCTTGAGCTCAAGGCTCGCTCTCAGACTTCTGCTGCAATCAAATCACTTCTCGGGCTGGCCCCTAAGACGGCACGTCGCCTGCGTCCCGATGGCTCTGAGGAAGACGTTCCATTAACGCATGTGCATGTAGGAGATTTGCTACGCATTCGCCCCGGCGAAAAAGTTCCAGTTGATGGAGTAGTGACCGAGGGCAGTAGCGCCATCGATGAATCCATGCTGACCGGTGAACCCGTGCCAGTGTCTAAGCGAGTTGGCGACAAGGTGATTGGAGCAACTCTCAACACCAATGGCTCTCTCGTGATGCGGTCTGAAAAAGTCGGCGCGGCCACCATGCTCTCTCAAATCGTTCAAATGGTGGCCCAAGCGCAACGCTCCAAAGCACCGATGCAACGAATGGCTGACACCGTAGCGGGGTGGTTCGTGATGGCAGTTGTCAGCGTTGCCTTGCTCACTTTTTTTGCTTGGGGCCTGTTCGGTCCCGAGCCAAGCTGGGTTTATGCCCTGATTAACGCAGTTGCAGTTCTGATCATCGCCTGCCCCTGTGCGCTGGGCCTGGCCACACCGATGTCCATCATGGTCGCCACCGGGCGTGGTGCCACCCATGGCGTTCTTTTCCGCGATGCCGCTGCAATTGAGAATCTGAGAAAAATTGATACCCTGATCATCGATAAAACCGGCACGCTGACGGAGGGTAAACCGGCGTTTGATCGCGCGGTGGCTGCCCCGGGTTTTAACGAAATAGAGGTGCTGCGCCTTGCGGCCAGCCTGGACCAAGGCAGCGAGCACCCACTGGCCGATGCCATCGTGCGCGCGGCCCGCGAACGTCATCTGTCTTTGGACAAACCTGAGAACTTCGAGTCGGGTTCAGGAATTGGCGTGCGAGGTCAGGTTGGAGGACGACAACTGGCTCTGGGCAACACGGCATTGATGGAGCAGCTTGGTGTGGCTGTCCAGGCACTGGTGTCACAGGCGGAGTTATTGCGGTCAGAGGGAGCAAGCGTAATGCATCTGGCCGTTGATGGGCAACTAGCAGGCTTGTTAGCCGTGTCTGATCCGATCAAGGCTAGCACGCCCGAGGCTCTGGCCACTCTCAAGGCTGCCGGTCTGCGTATCGTCATGGCGACAGGTGACGGCTTGACCACTGCCCGCTCAGTTGGCGAACGACTTGGAATCGACGAGGTGCATGGTGAAGTCAAGCCCGCAGACAAACTGGCTCTCGTGGACCAGTTGCAAAAACAAGG from Limnohabitans curvus carries:
- a CDS encoding LemA family protein, with product MCKLFILLISVFVLTLSGCGYNTFQNTDEQIKASWAEVLNQYQRRADLIPNLVSTVKGETKFEQDTLIKVVEARAKATSIQVNSELINDPAAFAKFQQAQSQLSGALSRLLVVSENYPNLKANQAFRDLQAQLEGTENRITVARNRYIKAVQEYNVTVRSFPSNLTAMVFGYKEKANFTVENEKEITKPPSVNFDSAPAANQSSTPGITK
- a CDS encoding TPM domain-containing protein, with the protein product MIGKGVIYRFLIACWLSLALFAPYVAKAQVAVPPLVGHVTDQTGTLTQDQKTALEQTLSAFEARKGSQLAVLIIPTTAPEGIEQYALRVAEQWKLGRQKVDDGVILVVAKDDRTVRIEVGYGLEGALSDITSKRIISEVIVPHFKRGDFFQGLQSGVGQIISVIDGEPLPEHQRHSKNSDQGLRQLVPFLLIVSLGVGSVLRSAFGRVGGSLVTGMVVTGLAWLVVGSLLLAIFAGIAAMFVTLIGASTVLHGLGGMSGGGRHGWGGGGFRGGGGGFGGGGASGRW
- a CDS encoding TPM domain-containing protein, which produces MPIKRIFQHLLFSDWQVHRAFKRESLDAITKAIHNSEHLHGGEIRLAIEGGLDGIRLLKGQSSRDRAIEVFSQLRVWDTEHNNGVLVYVLLADRAVEIVADRGIHIKAGDECWRSICQTMQDHFSRSEFETGALKGIAAIANVIGLHFSAHEKHENELPDAPVMLNFKN
- a CDS encoding heavy metal translocating P-type ATPase, translated to MNENQHDPHAHEHEHGHVHHNPIEHPDASSSEKSSKSNTTDLKDPVCGMTVTRQAAYQSVHMGSTFFFCGTKCKTKFDVNPMLYMSGNAEKSQMTSAAAGTIYTCPMHPEIRQDHAGNCPKCGMTLEPLLPELEEDENPELRDFQRRFWWTLPLTIIVTFLAMAGHRLKWFDMSVQSWIEFALSLPIVIWAGWPFFSRGWQSVVNRSPNMWTLIGLGTGAAFVYSVVATVAPQVFPDSFISMGRVAVYFEATAVIISLTLLGQVLELKARSQTSAAIKSLLGLAPKTARRLRPDGSEEDVPLTHVHVGDLLRIRPGEKVPVDGVVTEGSSAIDESMLTGEPVPVSKRVGDKVIGATLNTNGSLVMRSEKVGAATMLSQIVQMVAQAQRSKAPMQRMADTVAGWFVMAVVSVALLTFFAWGLFGPEPSWVYALINAVAVLIIACPCALGLATPMSIMVATGRGATHGVLFRDAAAIENLRKIDTLIIDKTGTLTEGKPAFDRAVAAPGFNEIEVLRLAASLDQGSEHPLADAIVRAARERHLSLDKPENFESGSGIGVRGQVGGRQLALGNTALMEQLGVAVQALVSQAELLRSEGASVMHLAVDGQLAGLLAVSDPIKASTPEALATLKAAGLRIVMATGDGLTTARSVGERLGIDEVHGEVKPADKLALVDQLQKQGRIVAMAGDGINDAPALAKADVGIAMGTGTDVAMNSAQVTLVKGDLRGIAVARTLSQDTVRNMKQNLMFAFLYNALGIPVAAGVLYPLTGWLLSPLIAALAMSFSSASVIGNALRLRRGE